ACCGATCACAGAGCCctttaaataaaacatgttcTTTATCTATCCACAGATAATACTCACCACATATAATAATTACCATGAAAACACAGATCAATCCAATGACAATCAGCATCTGCAGAGAGGAAGGGTAACACTTTGTCACATAATTTGGGCAGCCCTGCCACTGGTCTGGTAACTGCGCGATAATGTCAATGACCGTATTGAATTCATCTTATGCAAATATAATTCATctatattttagaaatgtcagaATCTAGGACAGGTGTCAGCCATAAGACCTATTTCATAATGCAGATCATCCCTTGATGGCTATACACAACTATCCTGTACATTAGTAAATACTTTAGAATCACATTTATTTTGTGCTACCTTATTGTTCTTCCACCAGTATTTCCGACTGAGTTCTGAAGTTTTGGACTGAAACATTTCAGCTCCTTTGCAAACTTCTGTAGCCTTGGCATCGAGTTCCGTTATCATTTCATCTCGGAGCAAAACTTTGTCCACGTTTGTGTTCATGATACTTATTACCTGTGGGCAGAACACACAAATCACTAGGAATACATGTTTTTCTGACTTGTATAAGATAgacaaatgtctgattgttttCTAGAGTTTGGGGCAGATTTTCACATTTCAGCTGTTTTATAAAATTACCCTAAAATCCAGttctaaataaaaattcattgccACAGAGAAGCAAAGTAGATGTTTTTTAAAACAACTTAGACCTGCGATAAAACTCAGTGTggcctctttttttattttttaacacagaCCTCAAAGTAGTCAAAACTCTGCACATATTTTAAATTCCTCCACCGTCTCAATCACCTCGTCTATTTGAGCTTTGGTAAGATCCATCCTTTGGTAGCTGGTGGGATTGGGGTTTGTGTCCGGGGGGCCAGAACTGGAGACATTCTGAGGAGCAATCCCAGGGGATGACCTGTGGGACAGAGAAGGAACAGGGTTAGAGGAGTTATATAGACAAATAAGGCATACAGAAATCCATTTGGGAGATGGCCATGTTCCAAGTGATGTTAATTCCTTGGAGAGTTATCACCTCCTACTAATAAAACGGAGAACAGAGTTTATTATTTAGAActttatttttgctttcattttgtgtTCGGATGAATAATAAAGTAacagaaatacaaaaatacaatacagaatgGACAGTGTAAGTATAACATTTaatgagagagaatatgagaacACACAGGAAAGGGAGGGTGGAATCTAATCAGGAATGATACAAAACCGAGTCAGAGGAATGACGATTGGGGAGACATGTATCTATGGGATGGAGTGGTCAGTCAGCAATGTGTTATGCCCTGTAATGGTAAATGTAGTGTTAAATGAAGGTGGTAACACCAATATAACTAATCACAATTGATTttattctgcacaatattttaaaaaagtagTCCTTTAAAAGATGTACATTCTGGAGTAGTGAGATGATGTAATGAGGGATAAttactaacattgctcaaagCTTTAACTACCAATCAGATATGTAACTTGTTCTGGAGAGAAAGAATCTCTTTGTTGATTGGATGAGAGTCAGTGCAAATTCAAGTAATATTTATATCTCAGTAACAATTATTAGTTGGAGAAGAAGTACAAATCCCATCATATATTTACCAAACTACGGAGAACAGATCTCAAAAATTGCATGTAACACGCAGAAAAAGAATTGTTACAAAGTTGgtaaattcttaaaaaaaacaacaaaaaaacagggacaaatcttaaaacctgtgactgaAAGAAACTTTGCATTAATATATATAGGaggataaataatataatatataataatagcatAGCACGTTGCTCAATAATTGTATATCAGCCCTATATCTCGGATGATGACAATATTTTTTGCATTAGTTCCAAAAGCATTTCTCAGTAAATCAATCCTATAAAATTATCTCTAGAATATTGCCGACCATTCCAATAATTGCCCCAAACATAACACATTGCTGAACGGGAAAGATTAACCATTTGTGTGTAAAACACTCTCCTATGACTCTAATGAAGACTTAGGCAACACACAATTCTGCAAGGagagtggaactacaagtcccagcatgttggAAGTCATGTTTGCACACCACCTGCAGATCTACAGGTTTTCTACAGTGTATCTATTCTAAAGTATTAAGTGATAACTTCTCATGAACACTTACACAGCACCGCATTCAATAAAACCCGGTGAAACAAGTGACAAAAGTATTTGTGTAGCCATGTGTAGTGATGTAGCGCTATCTATCTAGCAGTGTCTGAGCGCATGGTGCAGGGCATAACTCACATATCTTCAGCTGTTTCTGCAGATTCGCTCCATCTCTCTGCAGCTGTTTATATGGAGAGTGATGACGTCACAGACACCAGTGACTCAGCCCACACTGCAGTGCCGGTGACGTCAGGACTCCAGGCAGACAGACAGTAGCTGCAATGACAATAAGGGCGTCATAAACTCACAGGGAAGAAAAAATGACTGTACTATGGCTGCTTCCTAAATTCTTTTGGGTCTGATGTATAGATCTGTATAGGAAAGCTCCTTGTTTGGCTCTTATATTTAGAGCAGCATCGGCCAAGTATATTATTACAAGCTGTAGTGCAGGaccggccaacctgtggctcaccaggtgttgtgaaactacatgtcccagcatgccttgccagctataAGCTGTCTGTTTACAGGCAAagcaggctgggacttgtagtttctcaacacttggagagccacaggttggccagatcTTCTGTAGTGCTTTGCATGGTTGATTTGCAGCAGTTTGACTCAGTTCCTCGCGCTGAGCCGCCAGATATCACGGCGGCTTCACGACATAAAAGTTTTTCCTGCACTCCTTgttggggtgcgaggaaaaatctgTGACGTTACATCGCCTCGGAGCGCCTTCAGGACCGTTCCGGAGGCACATCATCGGGAACTGAATCCCCCCCACATGAGAGCACAAGAA
The nucleotide sequence above comes from Mixophyes fleayi isolate aMixFle1 chromosome 6, aMixFle1.hap1, whole genome shotgun sequence. Encoded proteins:
- the VAMP1 gene encoding vesicle-associated membrane protein 1, with the translated sequence MSSPGIAPQNVSSSGPPDTNPNPTSYQRMDLTKAQIDEVISIMNTNVDKVLLRDEMITELDAKATEVCKGAEMFQSKTSELSRKYWWKNNKMLIVIGLICVFMVIIICVYFFT